The proteins below come from a single Methanothrix thermoacetophila PT genomic window:
- the pth2 gene encoding peptidyl-tRNA hydrolase Pth2, protein MVLKQCIVVREDLRLSTGKLAVQVAHASIMAMELARKEIVEEWMQEGMRKIVLRGRDEEHLFQLRSEAESLGIPAAIVRDAGLTEIPPGTVTALGLGPAPDDIMDRVTGRLSLL, encoded by the coding sequence ATGGTGCTCAAGCAATGCATAGTTGTCAGGGAGGATCTGAGGCTGTCAACAGGAAAGCTCGCGGTCCAGGTGGCGCATGCTTCGATAATGGCAATGGAGCTCGCCAGAAAGGAGATCGTTGAGGAGTGGATGCAGGAGGGCATGAGGAAGATCGTCCTCAGAGGGAGAGATGAGGAGCACCTCTTCCAGCTCAGATCTGAGGCAGAATCCCTGGGGATACCGGCTGCCATCGTCAGGGATGCTGGACTCACCGAGATACCTCCTGGAACCGTGACAGCCCTGGGATTGGGACCGGCGCCGGATGATATCATGGACAGGGTGACAGGAAGGCTCAGCCTGCTCTGA
- a CDS encoding GbsR/MarR family transcriptional regulator, with translation MNREEIEAIRRYITEACVQIARMRGYSDALGVLRGILMLSETPLSLDDLVEITGYSKSTVSTNMSILEGIGVAKRVVTPGEKRYRYIPVTDTEMLRNAMMNHVSKEISTIMAALDRAERALSDSETPEADKIRERINGIRNFYSKTDRLLKLIQKYDVDSLIEILERGG, from the coding sequence ATGAACCGGGAAGAGATCGAGGCGATCAGAAGATACATCACTGAGGCCTGTGTTCAGATCGCGAGAATGCGCGGATACAGCGATGCGCTTGGGGTGCTGAGGGGAATTCTGATGCTCTCTGAAACCCCATTATCACTTGACGATCTGGTCGAGATCACAGGCTACAGCAAATCCACTGTGAGCACTAATATGAGTATTCTTGAGGGCATCGGCGTTGCAAAGAGGGTTGTAACGCCAGGGGAGAAGAGGTACAGGTACATACCCGTGACGGATACGGAGATGCTCAGAAATGCGATGATGAATCATGTCAGCAAGGAGATCAGCACGATCATGGCGGCCCTCGATCGCGCTGAAAGAGCGCTCTCAGACTCCGAGACCCCAGAGGCAGATAAAATCAGGGAGAGGATTAACGGGATAAGGAACTTCTACAGCAAAACGGATCGCCTTCTGAAACTCATACAGAAATACGATGTTGACAGTCTCATCGAGATCTTAGAGAGGGGCGGGTGA
- the nifS gene encoding cysteine desulfurase NifS, producing MRRIYMDHSATTPVAPEVLDAMLPYFREKYGNASSLHEFGREARDAVESAREELASLIGASPEEIYFTSGGTESDNLALKGVALSSKGKHIITTSIEHPAVLEVCRSLERMGFDVTCVPVDDQGIVNPGEIERAIRDDTVLISVMHANNEIGTIQPIKEIAEIASERDILLHTDAVQTVGKIPVNVDQLGVDLLSISAHKFYGPKGVGALYVRKGTRIESIIQGGGHERGLRSGTENVPGIVGMGRAAELASEMMDREAERLTALRERLKSFVLSNIDDSWLNGHPTKRLPINLNFGFGRVEGESLLLYLDSKGIAVSTGSACSSKKLEPSHVLRAIGLDPVRCHGSLRITLGRDNTQEDVDYVGECIREAVERFRGISALR from the coding sequence ATGAGGCGCATATACATGGACCACTCGGCCACGACCCCGGTTGCACCCGAGGTCCTGGATGCGATGCTGCCGTACTTCAGGGAGAAGTATGGCAACGCGTCAAGTCTCCACGAGTTCGGCCGGGAGGCGCGCGATGCTGTTGAGAGCGCGAGGGAGGAGCTCGCCTCGCTGATCGGCGCGAGCCCTGAGGAGATATACTTCACGAGCGGGGGCACAGAGTCGGACAACCTGGCGCTCAAGGGCGTTGCGCTCAGCAGCAAGGGAAAGCATATCATCACGACGTCGATAGAGCATCCTGCGGTTCTTGAGGTGTGCAGGTCTCTGGAGCGCATGGGCTTCGATGTCACGTGCGTTCCAGTTGATGATCAGGGGATAGTCAATCCGGGAGAGATCGAGAGGGCGATACGCGATGATACTGTGCTCATATCCGTCATGCATGCGAACAACGAGATAGGTACAATACAGCCGATAAAGGAGATCGCGGAGATCGCCTCGGAGAGAGACATACTCCTGCACACGGATGCTGTCCAGACGGTTGGCAAGATACCCGTGAATGTTGACCAGCTTGGTGTTGATCTGCTCTCAATATCTGCGCACAAGTTCTATGGTCCGAAGGGCGTCGGCGCGCTGTATGTCAGAAAAGGCACGAGGATCGAGAGCATAATCCAGGGCGGTGGGCACGAGAGGGGGCTCAGGTCGGGCACAGAGAACGTACCGGGGATCGTGGGTATGGGCAGAGCTGCAGAGCTTGCATCTGAGATGATGGATAGAGAGGCGGAGAGGCTCACAGCGCTGCGCGAGAGGCTCAAGAGTTTTGTGCTCTCGAACATCGACGACTCCTGGCTCAACGGCCATCCGACTAAGAGACTTCCGATCAACCTTAACTTCGGCTTCGGCAGGGTGGAGGGAGAATCGCTGCTGCTCTACCTCGACTCAAAGGGCATAGCAGTCTCCACAGGATCAGCCTGCTCTTCAAAGAAGCTGGAGCCGAGTCACGTGCTCAGGGCCATAGGCCTGGATCCGGTGAGATGTCATGGCTCCCTCAGGATAACGCTGGGAAGGGATAACACGCAGGAGGATGTCGATTACGTCGGTGAGTGCATACGCGAGGCTGTGGAGCGGTTCCGCGGCATATCAGCGCTGAGGTAG
- a CDS encoding tRNA(His) guanylyltransferase Thg1 family protein — translation MIRRGRRNEAIYSELRVRSPFFVRVDGRGFGRMLRDFSKPYDLGFARSIVSAARAFMESSGLAPILAYTFSDEINLLFLDEPFRGRLEKLDSITASYISSSLSISLGRVVSMDARVIPICREEILSYLQESQAEAWRNHVFSYGFYALLGEGKSHADAMESLRNMKESDIHEMLFQRGVNLAKTPAWERRGVMVYRSGSGIVEEWELPLFTTDDGRIFMEEILSAAEE, via the coding sequence ATGATCAGAAGAGGCCGCAGGAACGAGGCGATATACTCAGAGCTTCGCGTTCGTTCTCCGTTTTTTGTCCGCGTGGACGGCCGCGGTTTCGGAAGGATGCTCAGGGACTTCAGCAAGCCGTACGACCTTGGATTCGCGCGGTCCATCGTCTCTGCTGCGAGGGCATTCATGGAGAGTTCCGGCCTGGCTCCGATACTAGCGTACACGTTCTCCGACGAGATCAACCTGCTCTTCTTAGACGAACCTTTCCGTGGCAGGCTTGAGAAGCTCGACTCCATCACAGCATCCTACATCTCATCATCGCTCTCCATATCCCTCGGCAGGGTCGTCTCGATGGATGCTAGGGTGATACCCATCTGCAGGGAGGAGATCCTCAGCTACCTCCAGGAATCCCAGGCCGAGGCGTGGCGTAACCACGTCTTCTCCTACGGTTTCTACGCTCTTTTGGGTGAAGGGAAAAGCCATGCTGATGCGATGGAGTCTCTCCGCAACATGAAGGAGAGCGATATACACGAGATGCTCTTTCAGCGCGGCGTGAATCTCGCCAAGACCCCTGCCTGGGAGAGAAGAGGGGTGATGGTGTACAGATCGGGCTCAGGCATCGTCGAGGAGTGGGAGCTCCCGCTTTTCACCACTGATGACGGACGCATATTTATGGAGGAGATACTCTCTGCAGCAGAGGAATGA
- a CDS encoding efflux RND transporter permease subunit, with protein sequence MRPIDRKERLGCWIAKNPELILIAAVLLTLLSLHYAQQIEMHGMRTEDFVDEGSMLYQTYEHLFKERFATVSITVVIEGDDVTTPEVLKAMDRLAVHMESVPDVISVEGISQIVKTSAENELGRGCIPDEQELIDALLLKGDPRLLQNILPDRKHTILSIELPLTLTDEEREEVLHETEKAVAMAEFPLGVGVIVTGDAALGVAIKKEMSENFGSLLGASGVLMILALLLVFRHVNWPLLPLPVVFLGIIWTFGIMGLLKIPMTMISMSAFPILIGIGIDYAIQFHNRIEEEFSKGGSIKKAVVETVAHTAPAVLIALAITAAGFFSLFTSSVPMIRTFGVLCLIGLIMCYLSALFVGITVLYAAETSGNNRKNRSRGRDGDASETTVAETATGRAVRSVVRFSLRRGPMILLLALLLSLAGVYSDTLVPVDTDFKNYMPQDLPPLVQFRHLVDIFGGSDELNIIVQGDDITDPKMLEWMNEFGEYIIESRQQVYFVNSVASYMRMLNNGSIPEDKTATRYLLGIMPSSMRDRYIDGHDTAVMDINIGNALRDLGEEGVDRLIKEMYKDVEWFGVPPGTSVVITGNLVVMTTVIEALTTGRTEMTLFGLVVIFFILLLIYRDLIKATMPVLPMLVVIGWMGGVMYITGMKYTPLTATLGALILGVGSEYSILMMERFYEELKRCNDIDQAISKASSSIGSALVASGLTTVFGFGALITSPFVITNNFGTVTVLAVIFALITTFTVFPVLLIQLERERERIQRLNVMLIDVIKRCAGAA encoded by the coding sequence GTGAGGCCCATAGACAGAAAAGAGCGGCTTGGTTGCTGGATAGCAAAGAATCCTGAGCTCATACTCATCGCTGCCGTCCTCCTCACACTTCTGTCGCTTCATTACGCCCAGCAGATCGAGATGCATGGGATGAGGACAGAGGACTTTGTGGATGAGGGATCGATGCTGTATCAGACCTATGAACACCTCTTCAAGGAGCGGTTTGCAACAGTCTCGATAACTGTGGTGATCGAGGGCGATGATGTAACAACCCCTGAAGTCCTGAAGGCAATGGACAGGCTTGCTGTGCACATGGAGTCTGTGCCCGATGTCATATCTGTTGAGGGAATATCGCAGATCGTCAAGACCTCTGCTGAGAATGAACTCGGAAGGGGATGTATTCCAGATGAGCAGGAGCTGATAGATGCGCTTCTCCTTAAAGGGGATCCCAGGCTGCTACAGAACATACTTCCTGACAGAAAGCATACAATACTCTCGATAGAGCTCCCACTCACGCTCACAGATGAGGAGCGTGAGGAGGTCCTGCATGAGACAGAGAAGGCTGTGGCCATGGCCGAGTTTCCTCTAGGAGTGGGTGTTATCGTCACAGGCGATGCTGCGCTTGGAGTGGCGATAAAGAAGGAGATGTCGGAGAACTTTGGAAGCCTGCTTGGCGCATCTGGGGTCCTAATGATCCTGGCCCTTCTGCTCGTCTTCCGGCACGTCAACTGGCCTCTCCTGCCCCTTCCCGTCGTCTTTCTCGGCATAATCTGGACATTCGGGATAATGGGGCTGCTTAAAATCCCGATGACGATGATATCGATGTCTGCCTTCCCGATACTCATCGGCATTGGCATCGATTATGCTATACAATTCCATAACAGGATCGAGGAGGAATTCTCCAAGGGAGGATCTATTAAAAAAGCGGTCGTTGAGACCGTGGCCCATACAGCGCCAGCGGTATTGATAGCGCTGGCTATAACAGCAGCTGGATTCTTCTCGCTATTCACATCAAGCGTGCCCATGATCAGGACGTTCGGCGTCCTTTGCCTTATAGGGCTGATAATGTGTTACCTCTCAGCCCTCTTTGTTGGGATAACCGTGCTCTATGCCGCGGAAACGAGTGGAAACAACAGAAAGAACAGGTCCCGCGGAAGGGACGGAGATGCATCTGAGACAACAGTTGCTGAGACAGCCACTGGCAGAGCTGTGAGATCCGTAGTCAGATTTTCGCTGAGGCGCGGCCCTATGATACTCCTGCTAGCCCTCCTTCTGTCGCTTGCAGGGGTTTACTCCGACACCTTGGTTCCTGTGGATACGGATTTCAAGAACTACATGCCGCAGGATCTTCCTCCACTGGTCCAGTTCAGGCACCTGGTCGATATATTCGGAGGGAGCGATGAGCTGAACATAATAGTCCAGGGAGATGACATAACAGATCCGAAGATGCTGGAGTGGATGAATGAGTTCGGCGAGTACATCATAGAATCAAGACAGCAGGTGTACTTTGTCAACAGCGTTGCCAGTTATATGAGAATGCTGAACAACGGTTCCATACCTGAGGATAAGACCGCCACAAGGTATCTGCTTGGAATCATGCCTTCTTCGATGAGAGACAGGTACATCGATGGGCATGATACAGCTGTGATGGACATCAACATAGGCAACGCGCTGCGGGACCTTGGGGAAGAAGGGGTCGACCGCCTCATAAAAGAGATGTACAAGGACGTCGAGTGGTTTGGCGTACCTCCTGGAACCAGCGTTGTGATAACGGGCAACCTCGTTGTGATGACGACTGTGATCGAGGCGCTCACGACTGGAAGGACAGAGATGACTTTATTCGGGCTAGTTGTGATATTCTTCATCCTGCTTCTGATATACAGAGATCTGATAAAAGCGACAATGCCGGTCTTGCCAATGCTGGTGGTCATCGGATGGATGGGCGGGGTGATGTACATCACAGGCATGAAGTACACACCACTTACAGCCACGCTCGGTGCCCTGATCCTTGGCGTGGGTTCTGAGTACTCGATACTGATGATGGAGAGGTTTTATGAGGAGCTCAAGAGATGTAACGACATCGATCAGGCCATATCAAAGGCGTCGTCGAGCATAGGCTCTGCGCTGGTTGCATCAGGCCTGACCACAGTCTTCGGCTTCGGTGCCCTCATAACATCTCCATTTGTAATAACAAACAACTTTGGCACAGTAACTGTGCTGGCTGTGATATTCGCTCTTATCACAACATTCACAGTATTTCCCGTGCTTCTAATTCAGCTTGAAAGAGAGCGGGAGAGAATTCAGAGGCTGAATGTGATGCTGATCGATGTGATTAAAAGATGCGCAGGTGCTGCTTGA
- a CDS encoding transposase — translation METRIKSELTVPEGSGYLFGDGEYDSRKFLNDVVDKGYMPVIKPRKISAGGFGSRIRDRIFNREIYKHRSVCEGFFGALTNWFGDRIPCFLEETTITRMLLRVLAYALRILSRFSIK, via the coding sequence GTGGAAACGAGGATAAAATCGGAACTAACAGTGCCTGAGGGATCAGGCTATTTATTTGGTGACGGTGAATATGATTCCAGGAAATTTTTGAATGATGTTGTAGATAAAGGTTACATGCCTGTTATTAAACCGAGAAAAATAAGTGCCGGTGGTTTTGGATCCAGAATCAGAGATCGGATCTTTAATAGAGAAATATACAAACACAGATCAGTTTGTGAAGGATTCTTTGGTGCTTTGACCAATTGGTTTGGAGATAGAATACCATGTTTCCTCGAAGAGACAACTATTACAAGGATGCTTCTGAGAGTACTGGCTTATGCATTGAGAATTCTATCAAGATTTAGTATAAAATAA
- a CDS encoding methytransferase partner Trm112, giving the protein MRRDLMEILVCPVCRGDLELEVFEENEREILTGRLTCRSCGEVYPIEEGIPNMLPPELRERR; this is encoded by the coding sequence ATGAGACGTGATCTGATGGAGATACTTGTATGCCCTGTTTGCAGGGGAGATCTCGAACTCGAGGTCTTCGAGGAGAACGAGAGGGAGATACTCACTGGAAGGCTCACGTGCAGATCCTGTGGCGAGGTGTATCCGATAGAGGAGGGAATACCCAACATGCTGCCGCCGGAGCTTCGCGAGAGGCGTTAA
- the pyrG gene encoding glutamine hydrolyzing CTP synthase, with protein sequence MRYIVVTGGVMSGLGKGITAASIGRLLMNKGYRVTAIKIDPYINIDAGLMSPFQHGEVYVLKDGGEVDLDLGNYERFLDIELTRDHNITTGKVYSTVIEKERRGEYLGKTVQIIPHITDEIKRRIRQVSRTGGSEICLIEVGGTVGDIESMPFLEAMRQLKYEESGNIFFVHVTLAPMTSDGEQKTKPTQHSVKEMRELGLQPDMIVVRCKKPLLPETKAKIAHFCDVPIEAVISGHDSDDIYRVPLQLEAEGLTKYIMKAMRLFPLEERRDWYDLVQRMDSIREKVSMALVGKYTSGSQCTDPMKDAYLSIREALKHAGIEAGVMPEISWIDAEDLERIQPEKVLRDFDGILVPGGFGARGTEGKMNAIRYAREKGIPYLGICFGMQLAVIEFARNVCGLEGASSTEFGETPHPVIALLPEQEKVRQMGATMRLGNYPAHLIEGTLAHRIYGTTEIVERHRHRYEVNPAYIEVLEKNGLLFSGRNGDLMEIMEIPGHPFFFACQFHPEMRSRPGRPSPPFLAFVEAMKAQRLRRTGSTYTLELTA encoded by the coding sequence TTGAGGTACATTGTGGTCACTGGCGGGGTGATGAGCGGGCTTGGCAAGGGCATAACTGCAGCCTCGATAGGCAGGCTGCTCATGAACAAGGGGTACAGGGTCACGGCCATAAAGATAGATCCCTATATCAACATAGACGCGGGGCTCATGAGCCCGTTCCAGCATGGCGAGGTATATGTGCTCAAGGACGGCGGCGAGGTTGATCTCGACCTCGGCAACTACGAGCGCTTTCTCGACATAGAGCTCACAAGAGATCACAACATCACGACCGGAAAGGTATACAGCACTGTCATCGAGAAGGAACGGCGCGGCGAGTACCTGGGAAAGACCGTTCAGATAATACCACACATAACAGACGAGATAAAAAGACGCATACGCCAGGTATCGAGAACCGGAGGAAGCGAGATCTGTCTCATCGAGGTTGGTGGAACTGTTGGCGACATAGAGTCGATGCCGTTCCTTGAGGCGATGAGGCAGCTGAAGTATGAGGAATCGGGCAACATATTCTTTGTCCATGTAACGCTTGCGCCGATGACCTCTGACGGCGAGCAGAAGACGAAGCCGACGCAGCACAGCGTAAAGGAGATGCGCGAGCTGGGGCTTCAGCCAGACATGATAGTGGTGAGGTGCAAGAAGCCGCTGCTCCCAGAGACGAAGGCGAAGATCGCGCACTTCTGCGATGTCCCAATAGAGGCTGTGATCAGCGGGCACGATTCGGATGACATCTACAGGGTTCCGCTCCAGCTCGAGGCAGAGGGTCTAACTAAATATATCATGAAGGCCATGCGGCTGTTCCCGCTGGAGGAACGGAGGGACTGGTACGATCTCGTCCAGAGGATGGATTCGATCAGAGAGAAGGTCAGCATGGCTCTTGTTGGAAAGTACACATCCGGATCACAGTGCACGGATCCGATGAAGGATGCCTACCTCTCGATACGCGAGGCTTTGAAGCATGCAGGCATCGAGGCTGGGGTGATGCCCGAGATCTCCTGGATAGATGCAGAGGATCTTGAGAGGATCCAACCCGAGAAAGTGCTGAGGGATTTCGATGGCATACTTGTGCCGGGAGGTTTTGGGGCGCGGGGCACCGAGGGCAAGATGAACGCCATAAGGTACGCGAGGGAGAAAGGGATACCGTACCTTGGGATATGTTTCGGAATGCAGCTCGCAGTCATAGAGTTCGCCCGGAACGTCTGTGGTCTTGAGGGTGCGTCGAGCACAGAGTTCGGCGAGACGCCGCATCCTGTCATCGCGCTGCTACCGGAGCAGGAGAAGGTCAGGCAGATGGGGGCGACGATGCGGCTGGGCAACTATCCCGCACATCTCATCGAGGGCACTCTCGCCCACAGGATCTACGGCACCACGGAGATCGTTGAGCGGCACAGGCACAGATATGAGGTGAACCCGGCATACATCGAGGTACTCGAGAAGAACGGGCTACTCTTCTCAGGAAGGAACGGGGATCTGATGGAGATCATGGAGATCCCGGGACATCCCTTCTTCTTCGCGTGTCAGTTTCATCCCGAGATGAGGTCGAGGCCGGGCAGGCCATCGCCTCCATTTTTGGCATTCGTCGAGGCGATGAAAGCACAGCGGCTCAGGAGAACAGGTTCCACATACACCCTCGAACTGACCGCCTGA
- a CDS encoding COG1361 S-layer family protein: MRYGLIMLLILIVPAMGQSNYIPPVIEGENYWNMYGSPNLTAAISGTNEFDKGDTVTLYIDLINYGRFLSFEKDKTAYTPMEMALAAKEQELEQAKTTAIGIVATLVSESEQIEVKSGDQVVESLKSGDKTRNPLKFTVKIAKHAPAGVYPLKLNLEYDYQYNVQVDANKFDPATNNLVGFRAAYWYQKANQTVIVPIVVKKKADFMITGVKGVLHAGAKKDELQVTYKNIGEEGVSDAIARLSIFKPFSSTDDQAYIGDLGPGEEATVVFRLDVDSDATPKEYGINSEIKYTDVRGDTVISESMKIPVSVEPASGSMMLPAIAVLVVLGGAGAYIYRRRSGKT; this comes from the coding sequence ATGAGATACGGATTGATAATGCTGTTGATCCTTATTGTCCCAGCGATGGGCCAGAGCAACTACATCCCTCCTGTGATAGAGGGTGAGAACTACTGGAACATGTATGGTTCCCCGAACCTGACTGCTGCGATAAGCGGCACGAACGAGTTCGACAAGGGGGATACGGTCACGCTATACATCGACCTCATAAACTATGGCAGGTTCTTGAGCTTCGAGAAGGACAAAACCGCATACACTCCAATGGAGATGGCGCTCGCTGCCAAAGAGCAGGAGCTGGAGCAGGCCAAGACCACTGCCATAGGAATAGTTGCAACTCTGGTCTCAGAGAGCGAGCAGATCGAGGTCAAGTCCGGAGATCAGGTTGTGGAGTCCCTCAAATCCGGTGACAAAACAAGAAATCCACTCAAGTTCACAGTGAAGATAGCGAAGCATGCACCAGCAGGCGTGTATCCCCTCAAACTCAATCTGGAGTATGACTACCAGTACAACGTCCAGGTCGATGCGAACAAGTTTGATCCAGCTACAAACAACCTCGTAGGGTTCAGGGCCGCCTACTGGTACCAGAAGGCAAACCAGACGGTTATCGTGCCGATCGTCGTGAAAAAGAAGGCGGACTTCATGATCACCGGTGTCAAGGGTGTCCTCCATGCCGGAGCCAAGAAGGATGAGCTGCAGGTTACTTACAAAAACATCGGAGAGGAGGGCGTGAGCGACGCCATCGCCAGGCTGAGCATATTCAAGCCGTTCTCTTCGACAGACGATCAGGCATACATAGGCGATCTCGGGCCTGGTGAGGAGGCGACCGTGGTCTTCCGCCTCGATGTGGACTCTGATGCGACTCCAAAGGAGTATGGCATCAACAGCGAGATCAAGTACACCGATGTGAGGGGGGATACTGTGATATCTGAGAGCATGAAGATCCCAGTGAGCGTGGAGCCAGCATCCGGATCGATGATGCTCCCGGCGATTGCGGTGCTTGTGGTGCTGGGCGGCGCAGGGGCTTACATCTACAGGAGAAGATCAGGCAAAACCTGA
- a CDS encoding PRC-barrel domain-containing protein — translation MDAEISSILGLEVYTDRGVFVGKVEDAVLDADSGTLSGIAVGSLNKELFDLKGRGIIVPFRWITAVGDIIIMRHTKRVAAKKDAPPRE, via the coding sequence ATGGATGCAGAGATCTCATCGATACTGGGGCTGGAGGTGTACACCGATCGTGGCGTGTTTGTTGGCAAGGTCGAGGACGCTGTTCTGGACGCTGATAGCGGCACTCTGAGCGGCATCGCTGTCGGATCCCTCAATAAAGAGCTCTTCGATCTCAAGGGAAGGGGAATCATAGTGCCGTTCAGATGGATCACTGCAGTTGGAGATATAATCATAATGAGGCACACAAAGAGGGTTGCTGCGAAGAAAGATGCCCCTCCCAGAGAGTAG